The DNA region AGCAGCGTCACGGCCCTCCGCGAACGCCGTCACGGCGTCAGACGGCGCGACCGAGCGCGGCGATGACATCGGCCTTACGGGGCTGCCCGGTGGCGCGGCGGACGATCCGGCCGTCCCGGTCGAGGACCAGGACGGTGGGCGTACGGACGATGCCGAGGGCTCGTACGAGGTCGAGCCGCTCCTCGGCGTCGATCTCCACGTGGCCGACGCCCTCGACCATGGCGGCGACCTCGGCGAGGGTGCGGCGGGTGGCCCGGCAGGGCTGGCAGAAGGCGGTGGAGAACTGGACCAGGGTGGCCTTCTCCCCCAGTTCGGCGCCCAGTTCCGCCACGCCGAGGGCCTCGCCCGGGACTTCGGTCATCCGCTTCGCTCCTCCTCGTATCCGCTCGGTCGTTCTGCCTGGTCCAGCGCCCGGCGGGACCGTTCAATTCCCGCCATGACCACCCGGAGTGACGAGAATCTCCCCGTACGAAGCCGTCAGGACTGGTCACGGGCTCCCACATGGGGCACGATCTGCCCAAAGCCGAAAACCTACGGCCGCGTAACTTCGCCGGGAGAACCCTCCCCGGGCACAGACGTAAGGGGTTCCTCCCAGATGGCAGAGCTCGTCTATCGGCCGGTCATCGGCGTCGCCAAGACCATGTTCAAGGCGCTGGACCTGAAGATCGACACCCAGGGGTCGCAGCACATCCCCCGCCAGGGCGGCGCGGTGCTCGTGAGCAATCACATCAGCTATCTGGACTTCATCTTCACCGGTCTGGCCGCGCTGCCGCAGAAGCGTCTGGTGCGCTTCATGGCGAAGGAGTCGGTGTTCCGGCACAAGGTGTCGGGGCCGCTGATGCGCTCGATGAAGCACATCCCGGTGGACCGCTCGCAGGGCGAGCACGCCTACCAGCACGCGCTGAGCGCGCTGCGCTCGGGCGAGCTCGTGGGTGTCTTCCCCGAGGCGACCATCTCGCAGTCGTTCACGCTGAAGAGCTTCAAGTCGGGTGCGGCGCGCCTCGCGCAGGAGGCCGGTGTGCCGCTGATCCCGATGGCGCTGTGGGGCACCCAGCGGGTGTGGACCAAGGGCCGGCCGCGGAACTTCAAGCGCAGCCACATCCCGATCACCATCCGGGTCGGCGAGCCGGTGGAGGCGCCGGCCGACCAGTACGCGGGCGCGATCACCCGGCGGCTGCGGGAGCGGGTGCAGGAGCTCCTTGAGGCGGCGCAGCGGGCCTACCCGGTGCGCCCCAAGGACGCGGGCGACACCTGGTGGGTGCCCGCGCACCTCGGGGGCACGGCGCCGACGCCGGAGGAGCTGAAGGCCGCGGAGCGCCGCGAGCAGCAGTAGCCCCCGGGGCGCGCCCTCAGCGGCTCACCAGCAGGCTCACTCGGGGTCGCGGACGGTGATCCGGGCCCCGGGGCTGACCTTCACGAGCAGCTCGGCGAGTTCGTCGCCGGCCGCGCGGAGCTCGTCGACGGTCATCGGCGCGAGCGATTCCAGCAGGAAGAGCGCGTCGGTGGTGTCGTCGTCGATGCGGGTGCGCGGGCCCTGGCGCCAGTTCCAGCGACGGCAGGTGACGCCCGCCTCGTCGCACCAGACGACCTCGCCCGTCTCGGGGTGCTCGACGGTCTGCTCGCCGCCGGAGACGGTGACGAACTCCTCCTCGCCGGTGGCCCGGATCAGCCGCATGCCGCCCTGGATCCGGTTCAGGTCCTCGCCGCCGACCGGGATCAGATGGGCGACGCTGATCGCGTTGTAGGCGTCGACGAGCCGGTTGATCCGCGGCAGTCCGCCGTCCGCGAGGGCGCGCTTGGCGAGCGCCTCGGCGGAGTTGCGGGTACGGGAGGGCTTGGCGCCGAAGGCCGTGTACGCGGCGCGCCAGGCGGCCACGTGCGGGTCCTGGTCCGGGGTGCGCCCGTCGAGCCGCGCCGCGAGCCGCCGGGCGGCGTCGTCGAGCAGGGCCGAACTGGTCGCGTCGCTGGGCCCGTTGACCAGTCCGTGGGCCTCGACGGCGAGGTGGGTGAAGCCGGGCACGAGGGTGCGGACCTCGTCGGAGACGGTGAGCGTCAGGGTCATGATCCGCCGTTCGGGGTCGGGAGTGCGGTGGGGAAGATCGTCCAGAGGTGGGGCCGGTCGGCGGCCGCCTGCAGGGCGTCCAGCACGACCGGATGAGGTCCAGCATAAAGCACTGGGTAGTCCACTTCACTGAACTCCGCCCGCACGGGCCAGGCCAGCCGCTCCTCATCGAGGGAGAACCGCGCGTCCACCCCGGGCTTGTTGCCCCGCGGATCCAGCCGGGACCACCGGGACCGCCCGGGCAGCAGGACGGCGACGAGGCCGTGCACCATCGGGTCGACGCCGTCCTCGGTCAGCCGCTGGTAGCAGAAGGCCGTGGGGACGCCCCGGGCGCGCAGGAGCGCGGCGAGGGCGTGCGACTTGGAGACACAGATGCCGTTGCGGGTGGCGAGGACCTCGGAGGCGCGCCAGGGGACCCTCGGGTCTCCGGAGTCGGCGGAGTGCGGGATGGTGTCGCGGATGAACTCGTAGGCGGCTTCGGCGTATGAGTATGCGTCGGGGCGCTCCACCCAGAGCCGGTCGGCGGTCTCCCGTACCAGCGGGTGGGCGTGGTCGACCGCCTCGTCGGCGGCCAGGTAAGCAGAGATGTCAGGGTTCTGCTGGATGAGCTCCATGCGTCGCGAGCATAGGAATGCGGCCGGACGGAAGTCAATGACTTTCCATCCGACCGCATATCCATGCAGCGTCGCGCCAGGGACGGCTAGCGCGACATCTCTTCCTTCAGCGCCTGGAGGAAGGCGTCGACGTCGTCCTCCGTGGTGTCGAAGGAGCACATCCAGCGGACGTCGCCGGCCGCCTCGTCCCAGAAGTAGAAGCGGAAACGCTCCTGCAGGCGTCGGCTGACCTCGTGCGGGAGCCGGGCGAAGACCGCGTTGGCCTGCACCGGGTAGAGGATCTCCACGCCGTCCACGCCCCGCACGCCGGCCGCGAGGCGCTGGGCCATCGCGTTGGCGTGACTGGCGTTGCGCAGCCACAGGTCCTTGGCGAGCAGCGCCTCCAACTGGACCGACACGAAGCGCATCTTGGAGGCGAGCTGCATGGACAGCTTGCGCAGGTGCTTCATGTGGCTGACCGCGTCCGGGTTGAGGACGACCACGGCCTCGCCGAACATCATGCCGTTCTTGGTGCCGCCGTACGAGAGGACGTCGACGCCGACCGCGTTGGTGAACGCGCGCATCGGCACGTTCAGGGACGCGGCCGCGTTGGCTATCCGGGCGCCGTCGAGGTGGACCTTCATGCCCTTGGCGTGGGCGTGCTCCACGATCGCGCGGATCTCCTCGACCGTGTAGACGGTGCCGAGCTCGGTGTTCTGGGTGATCGAGACGACCTGCGGCATCGCCCGGTGCTCGTCCTCCCAGCCCCAGGCCTGCCGGTCGATCAGCTCGGGGGTGAGCTTGCCGTCCGGGGTGGGCACGGTGAGCAGCTTGAGGCCGCCCATCCGCTCGGGTGCGCCGCCCTCGTCCACGTTGATGTGCGCGGACTCGGCGCAGATCACCGCGCCCCAGCGGTCGGTGAGCGCCTGCAGCGCGGTCACGTTGGCCCCGGTCCCGTTGAAGACGGGGAACGCCTCGGCCGTGGGGCCGAAGTGGCTGTGCATGATCCGCTGCAGATGATCGGTGTACTGGTCCTCGCCGTAGGCGACCTGGTGGCCGCCGTTGGCGAGGGCGATGGCCGCGAGGACCTCCGGATGGACTCCGGCGTAGTTGTCGCTGGCGAAGCCGCGGACCGAGGGGTCGTGGTGACGACGGGCATCGGTCCGCGAGGCCGCGGTCAGGGCTTGGGGGTCAGCCACAGGCGCTGTCCATTCACTTCCTGTGCGGGCCGGTCCCAGAGTCCGGCGACGGCGTCGGCCAGTTCCTTGACGTCGGTGAAGCCCGCGAACTTCGCATTGGGGCGCTCCGCGCGCATCGCGTCGTGCACCAGTGCCTTGATCACCAGGATCGCAGCGGCCGCCTGCGGCCCCTCGTCGCCCCCCAGTTTGCGGAAGGAGTCCGCCATGGCGAGCGTCCAGGCCTCGGCCGCGGCCTTGCCGGCGTTGTACGCGGCGTTGTTGGCCTGCGGCTTGTGCGCGCCGACCTGGCTGATCAGCGCGTAGCGGCCGCGGCCGCCGCTGCGCAGCAGTCCGTCGTGGAAGGCGAGCGAGGTGTGCTGGACCGTGCGGATCAGGAGCTTCTCCAGGAAGTCCCAGTCCTTGAGGTCGGTCTCGGCGAAGGAGGGCGCGCCGCGCCAGCCGCCGACGAGGTGGACCAGGCCGTCGACCCGGCCGAACTCCTTCTCGGTCTTGGCGGCCCACTCTCGGGTGGCCTCCAGATCGAGCAGGTCGACCGTGTCGCCGGTGACCGTGGCGCCGCCGTGGGCGTAGCGGGCGGCGTCGACGGCCTCGGCGAGCCGCGCCGGGTCGGCGTCGGAGGCGACCACGGTCGCGCCCGCCTCGGCGAGCCGCAGCAGGGTCGCGCGGCCGGCCGGGCCGGCCGCGCCGGCGACCGCGATGACGGCGCCGTCGAGCGGCCCACCGTTTCCGTTGGCGTTCATGGACGACTCCTCCGTGAGCTCCGTACCGTCGGTCACGCGGCGGCCCGCTCGGGCATGTCCGCGGCGGTGATGCCCTTGGTGTCGGCGATCACGCCCTTCATCTTCTTGGAGAGTGCCTCAAAGAACATGCTGAGCGGAAACTCGTCCGGAAGCACGTCGTCGACGAGCTTGCGCGGCGGGAGGGAGACGTCGAGGGCGTCGGGGCCCTTGGCCCACTTGGAGCCCGGGTGCGGGGCGAGGTAGGTGGAGACCAGCTCGTACGCCTTGAACCAGTGCACCAGCTTGGGGCGGTCGATGCCGTCGCGGTAGAGGGTCTCGATCTCGCCGCAGAGCTGGTTGGTGACCTCGGGAGCGCGCTGCCAGTCGATGGTCAGCGTGTTGTCGGTCCAACGCACCACGTCGTGCTTGTGGAGGTAGGCGAAGAGCAGCTGACCGCCGAGGCCGTCGTAGTTGCGGGTGCGGTCGCCGGTGAGCGGGAAGCGGAACATCCGGTCGAAGAGCACCGCGTACTGCACGTCACGGCCGTGCTCGTTGCCCTCGGCCTCCAGCTGCACCGACGCCTTGAACGCGGTCAGGTCGCAGCGCAGCTCCTCCAGGCCGTACATCCAGAACGGCTGGCGCTGCTTGATCATGAACGGGTCGAAGGGCAGGTCACCGCGGCTGTGGGCGCGGTCGTGGACCAGGTCCCACAGGGCGAAGGCCTGCTCGCAGCGCTTCTGGTCGCCGAGCATGGCGGCGATGTCCTCGGGGAGCTCCAGGCCGAGGGTGTCGACGGCGGCCTCGGTCACCTTGCGGAAGCGCGCGGCCTCGCGGTCGCAGAAGATGCCACCCCAGGTGAAGCGCTCCGGGACCTCGCGGACGGCGACGGTCTCCGGGAAGAGGACGGCCGAGTTGGTGTCGTACCCGGCGGTGAAGTCCTCGAAGGTGATGCCGATGTAGCCCGGGTTGTCGAAGCGGGCGGCCTCCAGCTCGGAGAGCCACTCCGGCCACACCATGCGGAGGACGACGGCCTCGAAGTTGCGGTCCGGGTTGCCGTTCTGCGTGTACATCGGGAAGACGACGAGGTGCTGCAGCCCGTCCCGCCGGTCGGCGGCCGGGTGGAAGGCCAGCAGCGCGTCGAGGAAGTCCGGCACCTCGAAGCCCGCGGCGGCCCACTTGCGCAGGTCGGCGACGAGGGCGCGGTGGTACGCGGCGTCGTGCGGGAGCAGCGGGGAGAGCTGCTCGACCGCGGCGACCATGCGCTCGACGGTCTGCTCGGCGAGGGCACGGGCCGGGGCGCCCTCGGCGGCGAAGTCGATGGAGCCGTCCGCGCTCTGCCAGGGGCGGAGCTCCTCCACGGCATTCTTGAGCTCGGTCCAGGCAGGGTGGTCGACCACCACGGTGTCGGCGGCTATCCCCTCACCGGTCACGTCCTGCACAAGAATTTCCGTCATTTCTCTTCCTCCACAGGAGAACCTTGCGTCAACCCACCGTAACCAGGGACGGGCCCGCCTCACAAGGGGAGCAGGAAAAATTCTCCTGCCACACCCCCGGTGTCACCGCTAATTTTCCTGTCTGGTGGGGTGTGAAGCCGAGAAATGCGGGGTTCCGCGCGCCCGCTTCCCGTTTCGTCCCCAGCTACTAGGCTGCGCCAAGGAGCCGATCGGCGCCCGGCACGGCCGGGGCTGCGGACCTCGACGGAAGCGAGAAGATCTTGAGTTTCCTCACCATCGGTCACCGCGGAGTCATGGGCGTCGCGCCCGAGAACACCCTGCTCTCCTTCGTCCGGGCCGAGCGGGCCGGCATGGACGCCATCGAACTCGACCTCCACCTCAGCAAGGACGGCGCGCTCGTCGTCATGCACGACGCCGACGTCGACCGGACCACGGACGGCACCGGACCGATCGCCGGCAAGACGCTCGCGGAGCTGAAGGAGCTCGACGCGGGCGCCGGGGAGCGGATCCCGGTCTTCGAGGAGGTCCTGGCGGCGGTCCGGGCCCCGCTCCAGGCCGAGATCAAGGACGTCGCGGCGGCCCGGGCGCTGGCCGAGGTGATCGACGGGCGCGGGCTGACCGGGCGGGTGGAGGTGCTGTCCTTCCACGACGAGGCCCTCGCGGAGATCCGCGGCCTGGTCCCCGGGGTACGCACCGCGCTGGTCGCCGACCGGGAACAGGACGAGGTGACGGAGCGCGCGCTCGCGGTCGGCGCGGCGGCGCTCGTCCTCAACATCCGGCACGTCACCCTGCACACCGTCGACAAGGCGCACCGGGCGGGGCTCCGGGTGATCGGCTGGGTGGTGAACAGCCAGGACGATCTGCGGCTCGCCCGGGCCCTGGGCCTCGACGGCGCCACCACCGACCGCCCGGAGATCCGCAGCACGGGCCGCTTCACGGCCTGAGCGCGGCCGCCGGGCCGTGACGCTGGGCCGGGGCGCCGGGGCGCGGCTCAGCCGAGAGGCTTCACCAGGAGCTCGAACTCCAGGTCGTCGCGCTGCGGCACGCCGAAGCGCTCGTCGCCGTACGGGAAGGGGGTCATCCGGCCCGTACGGCGGTAGCCGCGCCGCTCGTACCAGGCGATCAGCTCCTCGCGCACCGAGATCACCGTCATGTGCATCTCGCGCACGTCCCACAGCTCGCGCACCCGGCGCTCGGCCTCGGTGATGATCTGCCGGCCGAGACCGGCACCCTGGAGCTCGGGGCTGACCGCGAACATGCCGAAGTAGGCGGCCTCGCCGCGGTGTTCCAGCTGGCAGCAGGCGACGATCACGCCGTCCCGTTCCACCACCATCAGCCGGCTGCCGGCCGTGGTGATGACCGCCGCGACACCCTCGGCGTCCGTGCGCTGCCCCTGCAGGATGTCCGCCTCGGTGGTCCAGCCGGCCCGGCTGGAGTCGCCCCGGTAGGCCGACTCGACGAGCGGGACGAGGGCTGGCACGTCGTCCAGGACGGCGTCGCGGTAGGTCACGGGGGCGGCGGTCAGCCGGGGCGCGGCGGTGTCCATGGTGTGCGGGTCTCCCCTCGGGCGCGGACGATCGACGGACGCGATCGCTCCCGAGCCTAGGCCATTGGCTTGTGGATCTCGGCCGGTCCGCGACGCCTGGCGCGCGCCCCCGCACTCCCCCTCGTACACCCGTGCGCGCCCGTACGCCCGCGTGACCGTGCGGACCGGCGGGCATGCACGGAGCGTCGGGACCGCGAGGAGGGGGGTGTGCGGCGTGCACGGACCGGCGTTGTCCGGGTGGCTGCTCGTGGCGCTGTGCGCGGCCAGCGGGGCGTACTGCCTGCTGCGGATGCGGGCGGGCGGGGCGGCTGAGCGGGGTGCGGCCGGGAGCGAGGCCGTGATGGGCTTCGGCATGGCCGCGATGGCCCTGCCGGCCGCGGTGCTCACCCCGCCGGAGTGGAGCTGGGTGCTGTACGCGGGGGTGTTCGGCCTCGCCGCGCTGCACGGGCTCGTCGCGGCGGTGCGCCACGGCGGGCACCATCTGCACCATCTGGTGGGCTCGCTCGCGATGGTCTACATGGCGCTCGCGATGGCCGCGGCCCCCGTCGGGGCGGGCGGGCACGCGGGGCACGGCGCGGCGGCCGGCGCGACCGGCGGCATACCCGTGCTCACGGGGGTGCTGCTCGCCTATTACGGGGTGTACGTGCTGCGTTCGGGCGCCCGGCTGGTGCCGGCGGCCGCCGCCACGGGGGCGGTGCGCATGCGGACCGGCATCGCGGGCACCGCCGCCGGGGAACTGACGCTGGTGTGCCGGTTGTCGATGGGGCTCGCGATGCTGGCGATGCTGCTCGCGCTCTGACCTCGGGGGGCGAATCAAACCGTGGCGTGCGTCACTTGCTGCGCGAGGCCATACCCCGGCCTGGTACCGCACTCATAGGCTGACGTCATGTTGGTCTCCCTCGCGCTGCTCGTGCTCGGCGTCCTGACCGCCGTCGTCGCCCCGCGACTTCTCGCGCGGGCCGACTGGGTGGAACGGGAACCCGTGGTGGCGCTGTGGGTGTGGCAGTGCGTGGTGGCCGGCGTGCTGCTGAGCTTCGCGCTGTCCATGACGTTCAGCGCGTCGGCGGCCTGGCAGGAGGTGCGCGGCCAGGTCTTCGCGCCCGCGCCGCGTGCCGTCATCGAGGCGTACGAGCTGGGGACGGACGGCCCGTGGTCGGCGGCGCTCGCCGTGGTCCTCGCGGCCGGCGGGCTGTGGACCGGGGCGATGCTGGGCCGCGAGATCGGCCGGGCGCGGGCCCGCCGCAGGCAGCGCCGTGCCGAACTGCTCGTCCGGGCGCCGCTGTTGCCCGGCGAGGAGCCCTCGGGCGGCGCCCGGCTCGTGGTCCTGGAGGGCGAGCGGTCGGACGCCTGGTGGCTGCCCGGCGGGACGCCGCGGCTGGTCATCACCACGGCCGCGCTGCGCCGGCTCAAGGGCCGGCAGCTGGACGCGGTGCTCGCGCACGAGCAGGGACACGCCCGGGCGCGGCACGACTGGCTGCTGCACTGCGCGGCGGCGCTCGCGGACGGTTTCCCGGGCGTGCCGGTCTTCGCGGCCTTCCGCGGCGAGATGCACCGTCTGGTGGAGCTGGCGGCCGACGATGTCGCCTCGCGCCGTTTCGGGCGGCTCACGGTGGCCCTGGCCCTGGTGGAACTCAACGAGGACCGCGGCGTGTTCGGCCCCGGCACAGCGCCGGACGCCGGGCTTCCGGAGCGGGTGAACCGGCTGCTCAGCGCCACTCCGCGGCTGACCGCGGGCCGCCGGCTGCGGCTCACGGCCGCGGCGTCGCTCGTCCCGGTGGTCCCAGTGCTGGTGGCCTTCGTGCCGGCGCTGCGCGCCCTCGGCTGACCGCTGTCCACAGTCCCCTGTCCCCGGTCCGCGACCGACCGCCGTGTACGACGCGGCCGACCCCGCGCGCACGCCGCCGGCCCGCCGTCGGGCAGGATGCGGGCCATGCGCATCTCCGCCGTCGTGTCCGGCGCCCTGGGCGTGCTGCTCCTCGTCCTCGTGACGGTGGGGTGGTCCCCGTTGCTCTCCTTCGACCGGGAGGTGTCCGACGCCCTGCACCGCCACGCGGCGGCCCATCCCGGCTTCACCCAGGTCAACCGGATCCTGACGGACTGGGTCTGGGACCCGTGGACGATGCGCGCGCTGACCCTGCTGGCGGTGGTCTGGCTGCTGCGCCGGGGCGAGCGGCTGCTCGCGCTGTGGATCACCGGCGCCACCCTGCTCGCCTGGCTGCTCCAGCAGGGCCTGAAGACGGCGGTGGGGCGGGGGCGCCCGCAGTGGCCGGATCCCGTCGACTCGGCGCCGTACGCGGCGTTCCCCTCCGGCCACGCCATGACGGCGGCGGTCGCCTGCGGGCTGCTGCTCTGGGTGCTGGCGCTGCGCTGGAAGGAGGGGTGGCGGGGCTGGGGCACGCTCGCCGGGGCGGCGGTGGTGTCCGTGCTCGGCGTGGGCTGGACCCGGGTCTATCTGGGCGTCCACTGGACCTCGGACGTCCTGGCCGGCTGGCTGTTCGGCTGGTGCTGCGCGGCCGTGACGATCATCACGTACCGCCTGGTGGCGGCGGATGGACCGCCGGCCGCGGAGCCGGGTGCCGGGAGCAGAATGGAAGGCACACGATGAAGCCGCCTGTCCTGGACGATCCCCCGCGTCGCCCAGAACAGACGGCAGGTCCCGCCGCCGGCCACGAGGGCGCGACGACAGGACGCGCTGAGTATATTGGCTCGGAGCCAGTCAACGCAGGAGTCCAGCATGTCCCCGCGTAGCGCATCGGTCAATGAAGAGCTTCGGCGGCGCTCCCGTGACCGGATCCTTGCGGCCACCGTGGACCTCGTCTCGGAGCGCGGTTACGAGGCGACGACCCTCGGGGACATCGCCGAGCGGGCCGGATCGGCCCGTGGCCTGGTCTCGTACTACTTCCCGGGCAAGCGCCAGCTGCTGCAGTCCGCCGTGCACCGGCTGATGCACCGGACCCTGGAGGCGGCCCTGGAGCGCGAGCCGCGCCCGGAGGACGGCCGGGAGCGGCTCGCCCGGGCGATCGACGCGATCCTGGGGCTCGCCGAGGAGCGGCCGGTGCTCATGCGGACGCACATGGCGGGGATCCTGCAGGCGGAGGGTTTCGTGCGCTGTCCGGAGCAGCAGCGGCTCGCGACGCTGCTGCGGGACACCGTCGAGCGGTACGGCTCCGAGGACGTGGAGACCGACTACCCGCTGCTGCGGGCGCTGCTCATGGGCGCGGTGTTCGCGCTGCTGCTGCCGGGGGCGCCGATGCCGGCGGCCCGGCTGCGCGCGGAGCTGTTCCAGCGGTACGGCCTGGACTGGGAGCTCGGCGTGCCGCCGGGCGGGGGTCCGCCCGGCGGCACGCGTGCGATCGGTCCGTTGCCGGCGAGGGTCGGACGTCAGTCCTCGAAGTCCTCGAAGTAGTCCGGCTGGGTCTGGACGTTGAGTTCGTCCATCCGGATCCGCTGCGCCTTGTCGGTGCGCTTGTCGCTGAGCTTCAGCACGTCGAAGCCCTTGACCAGGTCGTTCGAGTAGATGAAGCCGTTGTAGTAGTAGGCGGACCAGGAACCGCCGCCGACCAGGGTGGTGTCGGAGATCGGGCCGCGCTCGAAGTACGCGATCTCCTTCGGCCGGCGGGAGTCGGTGAAGTCCCAGACGGAGATGCCGCCCTGGTACCAGGCCTGGACCATGATGTCCTTGCCCCTGACCGGGATCAGCGAGCCGTTGTGGGCGACACAGTTCTCGGTGTCGGCCTGGTGGCGCGGGATCTTGAAGTAGCTGCGGAAGACCAGCTTGCGCTTGTCGCCCTTGCTGACGATGTCGTAGATGCCGTCCGCGCCGCGGTTCGGGCCGACGGCCGCGTTGCAGGTGGCCGCGCCGCCGCCGCCGAGCTCGTCGGTGAAGACGACCTTGTCGGCCTTCTGGTTGAAGGTCGCGGAGTGCCAGAACGCGAAGTTGACGTTGTCCTGGACCCGGTCGATCACCCGGGGCTGCTCGGGGTTCTTGATGTCGAACAGGATGCCGTCGCCCATGCAGGCGCCGGCGGCCAGGTCCTTGCCGGGGAGCACGGTGATGTCGTGGCAGCCGGTGGTCTTGGAGACGCCCGGGTTGGTGGGCGCGCCGGGGTTGCCGCCGCCGTCGGGGCCCTCGCCGGGGAACAGCACGGGGAAGCCGACGACCTTGGCCTGCTCGGGAGCGTTGCGCGGGACCTTGATCACGGAGATGCCGTCGTGCGGGGGCTGGCAGTCCGGGAACGCGGCGTTGGGCGAGTAGGAGGAGACGTAGATGTACACGTTCCCGCGGTCGGGCACCAGGGTGTGGGTGTGCGAGCCGCAGGAGGTCTCGACGGCGGCGACGTACTTCGGGTTGGCGATGTCGCTGATGTCGAAGATCTTCATGCCCTCCCAGGATTCCTTCACCGAGGCGGGCTGCGACGTGCTGGCGCAGGAGTTGTCGCTTCGGGAGGAGTCAGTGGAGAGGAAGAGCAGGTTGCCGGAGACCGACACGTCGTTCTGTGATCCGGGGCAGAGCACCTGGGTGACGGTCTTCGGGGCCTTCGGGTTGCTGATGTCGAAGATCCGGAAGCCGTCGTAGTTCCCGGCGAAGGCGTACTTGCCTTGGAACGCCAGGTCCGAGTTGGTGCCCTTGAGGGCGTCCTTGGGGATGTTGACGAGATGTTCGATGTTGGCGCTGTGGACGATCTCGTCCACGCCGGGTATCTCACCGTTGGCGATGGCGGCACGGGCGTCGGCCGCCTGCTCCGCGGTGACGTCGTTCCGCACGGGCGCGTCGCCCGGGTCGGGTGTGGCGGCCGCGGGTCCTGCGGCGAGCAGTCCGATCAGCAGCCCCGCCACGGCGGTCGCCGCGCCCAGGCCTCTGATCCGTGCACGCGGGGTACTCGTGGTACGCACGAAGTCACTCCGTCCTCTCTGGATCTCGT from Streptomyces fradiae includes:
- a CDS encoding phosphatase PAP2 family protein, with the translated sequence MRISAVVSGALGVLLLVLVTVGWSPLLSFDREVSDALHRHAAAHPGFTQVNRILTDWVWDPWTMRALTLLAVVWLLRRGERLLALWITGATLLAWLLQQGLKTAVGRGRPQWPDPVDSAPYAAFPSGHAMTAAVACGLLLWVLALRWKEGWRGWGTLAGAAVVSVLGVGWTRVYLGVHWTSDVLAGWLFGWCCAAVTIITYRLVAADGPPAAEPGAGSRMEGTR
- a CDS encoding TetR/AcrR family transcriptional regulator → MSPRSASVNEELRRRSRDRILAATVDLVSERGYEATTLGDIAERAGSARGLVSYYFPGKRQLLQSAVHRLMHRTLEAALEREPRPEDGRERLARAIDAILGLAEERPVLMRTHMAGILQAEGFVRCPEQQRLATLLRDTVERYGSEDVETDYPLLRALLMGAVFALLLPGAPMPAARLRAELFQRYGLDWELGVPPGGGPPGGTRAIGPLPARVGRQSSKSSK
- a CDS encoding LVIVD repeat-containing protein, with amino-acid sequence MRTTSTPRARIRGLGAATAVAGLLIGLLAAGPAAATPDPGDAPVRNDVTAEQAADARAAIANGEIPGVDEIVHSANIEHLVNIPKDALKGTNSDLAFQGKYAFAGNYDGFRIFDISNPKAPKTVTQVLCPGSQNDVSVSGNLLFLSTDSSRSDNSCASTSQPASVKESWEGMKIFDISDIANPKYVAAVETSCGSHTHTLVPDRGNVYIYVSSYSPNAAFPDCQPPHDGISVIKVPRNAPEQAKVVGFPVLFPGEGPDGGGNPGAPTNPGVSKTTGCHDITVLPGKDLAAGACMGDGILFDIKNPEQPRVIDRVQDNVNFAFWHSATFNQKADKVVFTDELGGGGAATCNAAVGPNRGADGIYDIVSKGDKRKLVFRSYFKIPRHQADTENCVAHNGSLIPVRGKDIMVQAWYQGGISVWDFTDSRRPKEIAYFERGPISDTTLVGGGSWSAYYYNGFIYSNDLVKGFDVLKLSDKRTDKAQRIRMDELNVQTQPDYFEDFED